The DNA window gcgtgttccattagaccaccaagtctaatggagttagactgcaatgtctaactacgtatccgttagactacaacgtctaactacgcatcccttcaaacttgtctgaaggagttagatgtcaatgtctaactacgtttcccattagactaccacgtctaatagagttagacttcagcgtctaactacgtatttgttagacatcagcgtctaactacgtatctgttagacctcagcgtctaactacgtatctgttagacctcagcgtctaactatgtatctgttagaactcagcgtttaactacgtatttgttagaccgcagcgtctaactacgtatttgttagatcTCATcgcctaactacgtatttgttagacctcagcgtctaactacgtctaattagcctgcttagaccacgtctaagttagcttagtctgatgcacctgcacaaaaacaattagacaacttagctttgtTCTTATTGAATATCTAGCTTTATTCAAaactaaacatcatcaaaattccgtaATGTTCATGACTAAAGATCCCCGTTCTAAACATTATCAAACTTGAgttgtttaatgtttcataGCTTTTGACTTCTTAGTTAATTaccttaattaactcttttctttattttgattatactTTTTCCCAACAGAAAATTTAATACTTAAGACCAGAGTTTGAATCCctataaaagtaattattagatGAAGTGGAAGCgagaatgtcggcttgagtaacacGAATATTGGTGATTAAAACTTAAGGCTTCTTCCACGAAGGAAATTTCGACTTaagtaaaacaaacattattgaGAAAACCAAAAGGTtcgtttttataaatttgtaagaaattatcacttttttaaaaaattaattattgaattgctaaattatctaattaaaataaagtaacaaataaatcaataaaataatgttgtattttgaaaataaaagtagatcatttaaaagtttattttttatttggttaggtCGGTTTGTACACCGAAATATACACAATCATACCGttgaattaatttgaaaaaacatcatacaatttattttgatgtaatgaTCGGTTAGAAGAATGTTATGGACGATTCATTCGGTTTATTCCTTCACCAAATAGACGAGATCGGTACCTAAAGAATCAAAAGACACTAATTTGATTTGACGATTCGACTGCCACTAGACTAAAAGAACCGATTGTTGAGTTTGGTATAAGTGTTTCATAAATCATGGTCATTCAGTTTGATTAATATGTTGATTTCGATTTgttttcaattcgattttagtTAATCTTATCATGcctaaaatttgaatttcaccTTCTTAACCCTATTTTTCTAACtttcaattcattcaaatacgtttatatagaaaataaaatatgtaataaatattatataaaataaaataatatttttatttttcgttCACAAACTCTCACTTTTTAAAAGTTATCTATTGAAGTTTGAATACGCAAACTTTGACCACacattgttttctttttttttacatcAACAATGAGAATACCATacatttttcaattatttacgAGTTAAAACGTTTAATATACATGATTAAGAAATTGATTAAACTCCTATTtccaaatttcacaaaatatttgataaattatgaCATGATTCAATATATTGTTTCTAATCTAGATAGAATATCAGATAGTACAGTAtgtgaaaatagaaaattataccGACTCTATTTTCCACATGAACAAAAATctctataataatttttatttttttatatatcgtaatttgttttcatttttgtatattttattttctattttttatatataatattttcaaataaagtattttatttaaatttttatttaatatattttattttaaagtgtaGGTagtgtatattttattttatttaaactattattttagtgaataatattttattttaatttataatatttatttgaatgatttaatttaatatgtttagttttaattatatatattatatttacaaaattaaataaaataaaaatataatatttgtgttattttaatatataatatttaacttttattttattttaattattaaattaaatattattaattttatttatattttaaaattaaaattaaaattaatataaatcgtCCCTGCATATGAATGATCAAAGTTTGAGTTGGTCAATTTTCTTAAGATTGTTAATTGTCAGAAAGTTTCAACTTAATTACCAATCCATTTGAATAGTACACAAGAAAACGTCTCTGTCTGTCTAAATTGATCAACCTTACCTTCAAATTTATTCAGTGGTCTCAAAGTCAAAAGTCAAGTCTCCCACCATCTTACTTTGTGGTCTCAAAGTCAAAAGTCAAGTCTCCCACCATCTTACTTTGTTTCGTGTAAAAAACTTCTTAAGCTTTAAAAGTTGAAATgcttttagtatttattatcaTACTCTGCTTATGTGTGATGCATGCATACTCTTACACATCCAAAAATGAGGTTCTGGTTGGTGCTACAACAATGGGCACTCCTCATACTGATCATTACTACTGATgctcttaataataataatgaaactGATCGTGTTTCACTATTGGCTATGAAGTCCAAGATCCTGGACCCTTTTGGTGGGGGAGCTTTGAGTTCATGGAATGAGTCTTCCCATTTCTGCAATTGGGAAGGTGTGGTCTGCGGTAAAAGGCACAAGAGGGTCACTCGCATTCGTCTAAGCTCTTTGGGTTTGTCGGGCACCTTGTCTCCTCTGGTAGGAAATCTCACCTTTCTTAGACAATTCTGGCTAGACAACAATACTTTCCATGGGGAAATACCAAGTGAAATAGGTGGCTTGTACAGGCTGGAAAGATTGGTGCTCGAAATGAACAGTTTCCAGGGCAGGATTCCTGCCAGCCTGTCGCACTGCTCTAACCTCACGCATCTATATATTGGGTTCAATAATCTGATGGGAACCCTCCCCGAAGAATTTAACTCCTTGTCGATGCTCAAGAAGATCAACCTACATCATAACAATTTAACTGGAGGAATTCCAAAATCTCTAGGCAATATCACTTCTCTTGAAGTATTGTCTGCTGCAGGTAATCTCTTTGGTGGAACTATTCCAAATAACTTGGGGCAATTAAAGAACCTCGTATTTCTTGGATTGGCTGGTAATCAGATCTCTGGTATGATCCCTTCATCATTGTATAACCTCTCCAACTTGAATCTCTTATCTTTATCATTTAATAATCTTCACGGGAGTCTTCCGCCCTACTTTGGCAACATGTTCCCGCATTTAGAACGTCTTGAACTCCATGTTAACAACTTTACCGGACAACTTCCAAATTCAATAGGGAATCTTACCAAAGCCGTGGAACTAGTTTTTGCCTATAACGAATTCAGTGGGAAACTGGCAGTTGATTTCAGCAAACTAGTGAATCTCGTGACTCTTCATttacattttaacaatttagGGAGCGGAGATTTTGACGAAATGCATTTCCTCGAGTGGCTTACTAATTGCAGCAGTTTGGAAAAATTGAACGCAGCTTTCAACGAGTTAAGAGGAGTGCTTCCCGATTTTGTAGGGAATCTATCATCAAATATGGATTTCTTCTCCCTTTCTACAAACCACCTGCAAGGCAGGATTCCTCCAACCATCGGAAACCTTATTAACGTGTCTCATTTAAGCTTGTTTAATAACAGATTCACTGGGCCGATACCTAGTACCATAGGCAAACTTCAAAATTTGCAGAGATTTCCCCTCTTTGGAAATCAGCTTTCGGGTACTATTCCGGATTCAATTGGGAATCTTTCTTTGGTGTATGATCTTGATTTCAGTAACAATAACCTAGAGGGGACGATACCTTCCAGTATTGACAACTGCCAAAGCTTAATATCATTGAATCTTACACAAAACAACTTGAGTGGAACCATTCCCAAAGAACTTTTCCAAGTTTCATCTCTATCCATTTTTCTCGACTTATCTCACAATCACCTGTCCGGTCCACTTCCTTCAGAGATCGGAGAACTCAAAAGTTTGGTGGCGTTGGATATCTCTAATAATAACTTATCCGGTGAGATTCCTGGCAGTGTAAGCAGTTGTACAAGCCTCGAATCCTTATTCCTACAAGGAAACATGCTCCAAGGATCTATTCCCAAGTCGATGGAATTCATGAGAGGACTTCAAATCCTTGACCTGTCGAGCAATAATCTATCGGGACAAATCCCAACTTTCTTGGAGAAACTTTCCTTGATCAACCTTAACCTGTCCTTCAATGATTTCAATGGAGAATTGCCTTTACATGGGGCTTTTGCAAACTCGAGTTCAGTATCCGTGTATGAGAACGATAAGTTATGCGGCGGAATACCTTCTCTACAACTTCCAAGATGTCCGGTCAAGAAACTGAATCGTAACTTCTTCTTTTCATCCAAACGCATCTATGCAATCGTGGGTGCTTCAATACTAGGAATACTAATCATAATTTCAAGCTTGGTGTTTTACTTGCGAAAAAGAAAAAGGGAATCCAAAACTTTGGAATTGCAGCCCAAGGAGTCTTTCGTGCAAATATCCTACGGCGAGCTCCTCAATGCAACGGATGGGTTCTCTTCCAGCAATTTGATTGGTGCTGGCGGTTTCGGCTTTGTCTACAGAGGAGTTCTTGATCAGATCGGAGATGTTGCGATCAAAGTACTTAACCTTGTAAACCCAGGTGCCACGAGGAGCTTCATTGCAGAATGTAAAGCGTTAAAGAGCATTAGACACCGGAACCTGATCAAGATCGTAACATGTTGTTCAAGCATTGATTTTCAAGGTAACGAATTCAAAGCTTTAGTTTACGAACTCATGATGAATGGGAATCTGGAGAAATGGCTGCATCCATCTCAAGACACTAGTAGACCTGAATTTAATCTACTCCAGCGTTTAAGAGTTGCGATTGATGTGGCTTCTGCACTCGATTATCTTCATAATCAGTGTGAACTCACAGTTATTCATTGTGATCTGAAGCCAAGTAACATTCTTCTTGACCAACAAATGGTTGCACATGTTGGAGATTTTGGACTGGCCAGACTTTTTCATCCAGAAATAGGTATTTCCCATCACAGTAGTTCGATGGGAGTGTTGGGCACTGTCGGATATGCAGCACCAGGTATGTTAACCGATAATAGAACAAATCCtgtctttatttttttgttggcctaatttattttataatcttaatcAGAGTACGGTCTTGGAAGTGAAATGTCGATGAAAGGAGATGTTTACAGCTACGGGATTTTGTTACTAGAGATGTTAACGGGAAAGAGGCCTACTGATTTGATGTTTGTGCATGGTTTTAACATTCGTAACTTTACTAGTCAAGCCTTAACAGGAAACGCAATTGAGTTTGTAATGGATCcagtaattttaaaaagtgaCATTGTTATTGGTCAGAGGGACAATTGTCTGATTGCAATGGTGAAGATTGGTTTGGCTTGCACGGAAGAGCTACCCCAAAATAGGATGAACATGACCGATGTTGTTAGGGAGTTGCAACAGATCAAGAAGGCCATATTCAAGTGAACATAAAAAGGGTTCACTTTcaactttaattttgtttttgtaattgtactctcattaaacaaataataaattacatcCTTGATGAACTCTTAAATAGAAATTAGTTTTGTCTACTTCAAagaaaataagatcaaaatatattacatcATTGATGAACTCTTAAAAAGAAATTAGCTTTGTCTACTTCAAagaaaataagatcaaaatatatCATCATACAACTTGTGGAGTTAATCAGGTAGAGGGCAGTAAAATAGATGCAATATAGTAATTATTATAGCTGGAGGGTCTATCCAAAAGGATGTTAATATTCATAGtgagaaatttgatcaaatgaccctaataatGGGTCAAATTAGAAAAAAGACCCATGTTAAATAATGTTTGTCTTTGAGTCTATGAAACCCATAGTGCCCTTAATGGGTCTTTAAGGATTTTGGACTGTCAAATCCTCTCATTCCTTTTTTCATCTTCTCTACCTAAATATCAGCGGATCATCCATCTTCTCTTGGAGAGGAAATTTCTCACAATTCTTATCTTTTAAGTTCACTCATTGAGTTTTCATTTTTATCAacttctatctttttttttagacaaatatatttaggatttgttcctctcaatttcttcatttcttaatATGAGAACTCAACGAGTCACATGTCCTGCACAATTAAATTGTTCATTTGGCATCGATTATCTAACAATCAAAAACAACAATACTATTCAAGTTACACAGTGGATAATGAAACGGGTACACAGTAAGATTATTGGTAATAATATTGTACAAACCAACCAACAATCATCCTCATTTGTTAACTCTGGTAGCTTCATGTATTGCTTCCGCCAAATATTCAACGTTATCTTCCGTTACACCGGCCATActtctcaagaaaaaaaaatcaaaatctcaatttcTAGTACCCAataaaaccaaccattaattttgattaaatacaTCGACTTTACCTTATTCGGCCATCATGGGTTATATACACATGAAATTTTTTCGCAATGTAAACTACTTGATCAATTGATAGGCCAGAGTAGCAAAACATCCCAACCTGCAGTTTTTTTTGTCAGTAGGATCTATCTTAAAACAACATTTGACTAACAAAAGTCATATGAATTTACTAACCTGGTTGGTTATGTGTTCCCAGTTTATATGAGAGCCTAATTTCTCCAAATTCCTACGTAAACAGGCTCGCATTCTCATAATACGATTAGTCATTACCTTCCAAGGAGAATTCGAAATGATTTTTCAGATTATGATTTCAAAATCAATGTTAGACTCGAGAGAGGGCCTTTACCTTCATCTCAGATTCCCAAAGGAGTCGTAATTTTGGATCACTGAGGATTCTGGAAACTAGTATCATGCCATGAGCAGGAGGTTTGCAATTTGATTCAATTGGCTTTCGATTGCGGTTGCTTGTTTCTTGTTGCAAGAGAGAATACTGAACCAGTCAAACAacaaatttttgaaagctaGAATCTTTCATCCATACAAAACAATGAACACAATTGAGCTTGTTTGAAAAAATTGgttatttgagttaaattacttaaatgtctttatatatttaaattttataagttgATGAAGTTGAAAGGATAAATGATTtgataaatgttttttctttaaatgatgAAATGTTTGAAGTAACAAAGTTACCTTAGGCAGCCAACTCGATGTCCGACGAGTCCCATGATTTTCGCAAAGGACTGAGCGcttaaaaaaaaactgttaaaaagagaaaaatgatgGTATGCATAACCGAATCAGGATATAAACGCTTTTGGAACTCTGCAAAGAGACGGCATGCACCAGTGCCTGACAGAGCTTGGATTCCAGCCAATTTCCCTTCTGTGACTGCATCACTGTTCTTTCCATAAATCAATTTTACACTCTGCTCAACCAATTTATGGTAGATTCACAATAAAGAAAAAGTGCAAAAAGAAGACAATTACCAACCGAAaattaaatgttgaataaaccaaataaaaataactgaATTTTAAGTACTTTAGATTCAAGTTGATTTGGTAAAATGTAGAACTAATGTGGGAAAACCTTATAGTGACGAAATTTAGTTAATTTTCAAGGATTAAAGTTGTCTTTTGTATGCTGAAACTATACTACAAAGTTAAGTCAATCATTGTTAACCGAATTAAGTTAGGTATACTAGGCTACtagcttaattttttaaaacttaacttAAGATGAATCTAAAGAATTAA is part of the Impatiens glandulifera chromosome 1, dImpGla2.1, whole genome shotgun sequence genome and encodes:
- the LOC124909844 gene encoding putative receptor-like protein kinase At3g47110 — protein: MRFWLVLQQWALLILIITTDALNNNNETDRVSLLAMKSKILDPFGGGALSSWNESSHFCNWEGVVCGKRHKRVTRIRLSSLGLSGTLSPLVGNLTFLRQFWLDNNTFHGEIPSEIGGLYRLERLVLEMNSFQGRIPASLSHCSNLTHLYIGFNNLMGTLPEEFNSLSMLKKINLHHNNLTGGIPKSLGNITSLEVLSAAGNLFGGTIPNNLGQLKNLVFLGLAGNQISGMIPSSLYNLSNLNLLSLSFNNLHGSLPPYFGNMFPHLERLELHVNNFTGQLPNSIGNLTKAVELVFAYNEFSGKLAVDFSKLVNLVTLHLHFNNLGSGDFDEMHFLEWLTNCSSLEKLNAAFNELRGVLPDFVGNLSSNMDFFSLSTNHLQGRIPPTIGNLINVSHLSLFNNRFTGPIPSTIGKLQNLQRFPLFGNQLSGTIPDSIGNLSLVYDLDFSNNNLEGTIPSSIDNCQSLISLNLTQNNLSGTIPKELFQVSSLSIFLDLSHNHLSGPLPSEIGELKSLVALDISNNNLSGEIPGSVSSCTSLESLFLQGNMLQGSIPKSMEFMRGLQILDLSSNNLSGQIPTFLEKLSLINLNLSFNDFNGELPLHGAFANSSSVSVYENDKLCGGIPSLQLPRCPVKKLNRNFFFSSKRIYAIVGASILGILIIISSLVFYLRKRKRESKTLELQPKESFVQISYGELLNATDGFSSSNLIGAGGFGFVYRGVLDQIGDVAIKVLNLVNPGATRSFIAECKALKSIRHRNLIKIVTCCSSIDFQGNEFKALVYELMMNGNLEKWLHPSQDTSRPEFNLLQRLRVAIDVASALDYLHNQCELTVIHCDLKPSNILLDQQMVAHVGDFGLARLFHPEIGISHHSSSMGVLGTVGYAAPEYGLGSEMSMKGDVYSYGILLLEMLTGKRPTDLMFVHGFNIRNFTSQALTGNAIEFVMDPVILKSDIVIGQRDNCLIAMVKIGLACTEELPQNRMNMTDVVRELQQIKKAIFK